In Stutzerimonas stutzeri, a genomic segment contains:
- a CDS encoding type 1 glutamine amidotransferase domain-containing protein: protein MKVLIVLTSHDKLGDTGKPTGFWLEEFAAPYYVFKDAGAEITLASPKGGQPPLDPKSDAPDAQTEMTKRFKEDDEAQALLANTRKLDEVAAADFDTVFYPGGHGPLWDLAGNATSIALIESFIQTRKPVAAVCHAPAALVDVRGVDGEYLVKGKRVTGFTNAEEEAVQLTDVVPFLLEDKLKALGGDYSKGPDWSSYVVVDGLLVTGQNPASSAEAARALLKLLKAG, encoded by the coding sequence ATGAAAGTCCTCATCGTACTTACGTCCCACGACAAACTCGGCGACACCGGCAAGCCAACCGGCTTCTGGCTCGAAGAATTCGCCGCGCCCTATTACGTCTTCAAGGACGCCGGCGCCGAAATCACCCTGGCTTCACCCAAGGGCGGTCAGCCCCCGCTTGACCCCAAGAGCGACGCACCGGATGCCCAGACCGAAATGACCAAACGTTTCAAGGAGGATGACGAGGCGCAAGCGCTGTTGGCCAACACCCGCAAGCTGGATGAGGTAGCGGCTGCAGACTTCGATACGGTGTTTTATCCCGGTGGCCACGGACCGCTATGGGACCTCGCCGGTAATGCCACCTCGATTGCGCTGATCGAATCCTTTATCCAAACGCGCAAGCCGGTGGCTGCGGTTTGTCACGCCCCGGCCGCGTTGGTCGACGTGCGCGGAGTGGATGGCGAATACCTGGTCAAGGGCAAGCGCGTGACCGGTTTCACCAACGCCGAGGAAGAGGCCGTGCAGCTCACCGATGTGGTGCCTTTCCTGCTGGAAGACAAGCTCAAGGCGCTCGGTGGCGACTACAGCAAAGGCCCGGACTGGTCATCTTACGTGGTGGTCGATGGCTTACTGGTTACCGGCCAGAACCCGGCGTCCTCCGCAGAGGCCGCACGGGCATTGCTCAAACTGCTGAAAGCCGGCTGA
- a CDS encoding EAL domain-containing protein — protein sequence MTHSNTAGNPAPDQYACHSASEHGACPSCASGERLGFRFSYAYQPIVDLSARTIFAHEALVRGVNGEPAPSVLSQVTPDNRFRFDQACRVKAIKTAAKLEMQSRLSINFMPNAIYRPELCIRSTLEAARAHDFPVERIIFETVEGERISDAKWLAEVLREYQRIGFLTAIDDFGAGFAGLNLLADFQPDIIKLDMDLVRGIDQSRPRQAIVRATVAMCQELDIQVIGEGVETLDECSALHDLGISLMQGYLFSKPLFEACGQSETLAWPSGLPS from the coding sequence ATGACCCATAGCAACACCGCTGGCAACCCAGCTCCAGATCAATACGCCTGTCATTCGGCCAGCGAGCACGGGGCCTGCCCCAGCTGTGCCAGCGGCGAACGTTTGGGCTTTCGCTTCAGCTACGCCTATCAGCCCATCGTCGACCTGAGCGCACGGACGATCTTTGCCCACGAAGCGCTGGTGCGCGGCGTCAATGGCGAGCCGGCACCCAGCGTGCTGTCACAGGTAACCCCGGACAATCGCTTCCGTTTCGACCAGGCCTGCCGGGTCAAAGCGATCAAGACTGCAGCCAAGCTCGAAATGCAGAGCAGGCTGTCGATCAACTTCATGCCCAACGCCATCTACCGGCCGGAGCTGTGCATTCGCTCGACACTGGAAGCGGCCCGCGCGCATGATTTTCCTGTCGAGCGGATCATCTTCGAGACGGTCGAAGGAGAGCGCATCAGCGATGCCAAGTGGCTGGCCGAAGTGCTGCGCGAATACCAGCGCATCGGATTTCTCACCGCCATCGACGATTTCGGTGCCGGCTTTGCCGGCCTCAACCTGCTCGCCGACTTCCAGCCGGACATCATCAAGCTGGACATGGATCTGGTCCGCGGCATCGACCAGAGCCGCCCCCGGCAGGCCATCGTCCGGGCAACGGTTGCCATGTGCCAGGAGCTGGACATCCAGGTGATCGGCGAAGGCGTGGAAACCCTGGATGAATGCAGCGCCCTGCACGATCTGGGGATCTCCCTGATGCAGGGCTATCTGTTCAGCAAACCGCTGTTCGAAGCCTGCGGTCAGTCCGAGACCCTGGCCTGGCCGAGCGGATTGCCGAGCTGA
- a CDS encoding SDR family oxidoreductase, producing MSTTTRKVAIITGASRGIGAEITRRLAANGFAVAINYANSAGDAEALVAQLREAGCEAKAIQANVADSAEVTRLFEQTEQQLGKVDVLVNNAGVLKTMPLAQTSDELYEQTFGINTRGTFNTLREAAARLNDGGRIVNLSSTAIALKLPGYAVYNASKAAVEALTQVFAKELRGRNITVNVVAPGPVATELFLNGKTEEQVQQFAKMPPLERLGQPEDIAGVVAFLVGPDAGWVNGQVLRANGGLA from the coding sequence ATGTCTACGACCACCCGCAAAGTAGCGATCATTACGGGCGCATCCCGCGGTATCGGTGCCGAGATCACCCGCCGTCTGGCGGCCAATGGTTTCGCCGTGGCAATCAACTATGCCAACAGTGCTGGTGATGCCGAGGCGCTGGTGGCGCAGTTGCGCGAGGCCGGCTGCGAAGCGAAGGCGATCCAGGCGAACGTTGCCGACTCCGCCGAGGTGACGAGATTGTTCGAGCAGACCGAGCAGCAATTGGGCAAGGTCGACGTACTGGTCAATAACGCCGGTGTGCTGAAAACCATGCCGCTGGCGCAAACCAGCGATGAACTCTACGAGCAGACATTCGGGATCAATACGCGCGGCACCTTCAACACGTTGCGCGAGGCAGCGGCACGGCTCAACGACGGTGGGCGTATCGTCAATCTGTCGAGTACCGCCATTGCGCTGAAGCTGCCCGGTTACGCGGTATACAACGCCAGCAAGGCGGCGGTCGAAGCCCTGACCCAGGTGTTCGCCAAGGAGCTGCGTGGCCGCAATATTACGGTCAATGTGGTGGCGCCTGGCCCGGTCGCCACTGAGCTGTTCCTCAACGGCAAGACCGAGGAACAGGTCCAGCAGTTCGCGAAGATGCCGCCGCTCGAGCGCCTCGGCCAGCCGGAGGATATCGCCGGTGTCGTCGCCTTTCTCGTCGGGCCGGATGCGGGTTGGGTCAATGGCCAAGTGCTGCGCGCCAATGGCGGCCTCGCATGA
- a CDS encoding amino acid aminotransferase gives MKHFAEVARVPGDPILGLLDAYRADPNPAKLDLGVGVYKDALGLTPIPKAVKLAEQRLIDSEQTKSYIGGHGDPLFGEQLLRLVLGEGSPALVENRAGCTQTPGGTGALRLAGDFIAKCLPGRRLWLSDPTWPIHETLFAAARLTVEHYPYVNAQNQLDVPAMLAALERIPAGDVVLLHACCHNPTGYDLSRDDWHQVLEIVRQRELLPLFDFAYQGFGDGLDEDAWAVRLFVDVLPEVLITSSCSKNFGLYRERTGALIAVTANGDSLIDVRSQFASVARGLWSTPPSHGAAVVATILANQELRQLWKQEVAAKRERIAGLRQGLVEALAPYGLAERFAHIAQQRGMFSYTGLTAEQVLRLRAEDSVYMVESGRANIAGLDAERLDDLARAVARVTA, from the coding sequence GTGAAGCATTTCGCTGAAGTGGCGCGGGTTCCGGGCGATCCGATTCTCGGCCTGCTCGATGCCTATCGCGCCGACCCCAACCCGGCCAAGCTCGACCTGGGCGTCGGCGTCTACAAAGACGCCCTGGGCCTGACACCGATCCCCAAGGCGGTGAAGCTAGCCGAGCAACGGCTGATCGACAGCGAGCAGACCAAGAGTTACATCGGCGGCCACGGTGATCCGCTCTTCGGCGAGCAGCTGCTGCGCCTGGTACTGGGCGAAGGCTCGCCAGCGCTGGTCGAGAACCGCGCCGGATGCACCCAGACGCCGGGCGGCACCGGTGCGCTGCGACTGGCAGGCGATTTCATCGCCAAGTGTCTGCCGGGCCGCCGCCTCTGGCTCAGCGACCCGACCTGGCCGATCCACGAGACGCTGTTCGCCGCGGCCCGGCTTACCGTCGAGCATTATCCTTACGTCAATGCGCAGAACCAGCTGGACGTGCCGGCAATGCTCGCCGCGCTGGAGCGAATTCCGGCCGGTGACGTGGTGTTGCTGCACGCCTGTTGCCACAACCCCACAGGCTACGACCTGAGCCGGGATGACTGGCACCAGGTGCTGGAGATCGTTCGTCAGCGCGAACTGCTGCCGCTGTTCGACTTCGCCTATCAGGGCTTCGGCGACGGCCTGGACGAAGACGCCTGGGCGGTGCGGTTGTTCGTCGACGTGCTGCCCGAGGTGCTGATCACCAGCTCCTGCTCGAAGAACTTCGGCTTGTATCGCGAACGCACCGGTGCGCTGATCGCGGTTACCGCCAATGGCGATTCGCTGATCGACGTGCGCAGCCAGTTCGCTTCGGTGGCACGCGGCCTTTGGTCAACGCCGCCGTCCCATGGCGCTGCCGTGGTTGCGACGATCCTCGCGAACCAGGAACTGCGCCAGCTCTGGAAGCAGGAGGTCGCGGCCAAGCGCGAGCGCATTGCCGGGCTGCGTCAGGGGCTGGTCGAAGCCCTCGCGCCGTACGGGCTTGCCGAGCGTTTCGCGCATATCGCACAGCAACGCGGGATGTTCTCCTACACCGGTCTGACCGCCGAGCAGGTACTGCGCCTGCGAGCCGAAGACTCGGTCTATATGGTGGAGAGCGGGCGCGCCAATATCGCGGGTCTGGATGCCGAGCGCCTGGATGACCTGGCGCGAGCCGTTGCTCGCGTGACTGCATAA
- a CDS encoding 4a-hydroxytetrahydrobiopterin dehydratase, with product MTALTQAHCEACRADAPKVSDDELAELIKQIPDWNIETRDGHMELEKVFAFKNFRHALAFTNAVGEIAEAEGHHPGLLTEWGKVTVTWWSHSIKGLHRNDFIMAARTDEVAKTAEGRK from the coding sequence ATGACCGCTCTGACCCAAGCCCACTGCGAAGCCTGCCGCGCCGACGCGCCCAAGGTTTCCGACGACGAACTGGCCGAACTCATCAAGCAGATCCCGGACTGGAACATCGAGACCCGCGACGGCCACATGGAGCTGGAGAAGGTCTTCGCGTTCAAGAACTTCCGCCACGCCCTGGCCTTCACCAATGCGGTCGGCGAGATTGCCGAAGCCGAGGGTCACCACCCTGGGCTGCTCACCGAATGGGGCAAGGTCACCGTCACCTGGTGGAGCCATTCGATCAAGGGCCTGCACCGCAACGATTTCATCATGGCCGCGCGCACCGATGAGGTGGCCAAGACTGCCGAGGGCCGCAAGTGA
- the phhA gene encoding phenylalanine 4-monooxygenase yields the protein MKATKYVAREPDAQGWIHYPDAEHAVWQTLIERQLKLLDGRACQEYLDGIEQLALPHDRIPQLGEINRVLDASTGWQVARVPALIPFQTFFELLASKRFPVATFIRTPEELDYLQEPDIFHEIFGHCPLLTNPWFAEFTHTYGQLGLKASKEERVYLARLYWMTIEFGLVDTPSGRRIYGGGVLSSPKETRYCLSDEPEHQPFDMVEAMRTPYRIDILQPVYFVLPELKRLFDVAHEDIMACVRTAMQLGLHQPKFPPKAA from the coding sequence ATGAAAGCTACGAAATACGTCGCCCGCGAACCGGATGCGCAAGGCTGGATTCATTACCCGGACGCCGAACATGCGGTCTGGCAGACGCTGATCGAACGCCAGCTGAAACTGCTCGACGGTCGTGCCTGCCAGGAATACCTGGACGGGATCGAGCAGCTGGCCCTGCCCCACGACCGTATCCCGCAGCTGGGCGAAATCAACCGTGTGCTGGATGCGTCCACCGGATGGCAGGTGGCACGAGTGCCGGCGCTGATTCCCTTCCAAACCTTTTTCGAACTACTGGCCAGCAAGCGCTTCCCGGTCGCCACCTTCATCCGCACCCCCGAGGAGCTGGATTACCTGCAGGAGCCGGACATCTTTCACGAGATCTTCGGCCACTGCCCACTGCTGACCAATCCCTGGTTCGCCGAATTCACCCACACCTACGGCCAGCTCGGCCTCAAGGCCAGCAAGGAAGAGCGCGTCTATCTTGCGCGGCTGTACTGGATGACCATCGAGTTCGGCCTGGTAGACACGCCGTCCGGACGGCGCATCTACGGCGGCGGCGTCCTCTCCTCGCCGAAGGAAACGCGCTACTGCCTCTCGGACGAACCGGAGCACCAGCCATTCGACATGGTCGAAGCGATGCGCACGCCGTATCGCATCGACATCCTGCAACCGGTGTACTTCGTCCTGCCCGAGCTCAAGCGGCTGTTCGACGTTGCCCACGAAGACATCATGGCCTGCGTGCGCACCGCCATGCAGCTGGGCCTGCACCAGCCGAAGTTTCCGCCAAAAGCGGCGTAG
- a CDS encoding sigma-54-dependent phenylalanine hydroxylase transcriptional regulator PhhR, whose protein sequence is MRIRILCQNRIGILRDMLELLVDYGINVARGEVGGEHGNAVYLHCPNLMNLQLQALRPKIEALQGVFEVRKVGLMPSERHSLELNALLGALEFPVLSIDMTGAIVAANRAAAQLLGVRVDEVPGMSLSRYAEDFDLPELVRANKARINGLRVTIKGDVFLADIAPLQSEHDDSEALAGAVLTLHRADRVGERIYNVRKQELRGFDSIFQSSKVMAAVVREARRMAPLDAPLLIEGETGTGKELLARACHLSSPRGQSPFMALNCAGLPESMAETELFGYGPGAFEGARPEGKLGLLELTSGGTLFLDGVGEMSTRLQAKLVRFLQDGCFRRVGSDEEVYLDVRVICATQLDLSELCAKGEFRQDLYHRLNVLSLHIPPLRECLDGLEPLVQHFLDQASRQIGCALPSLSAQALERLAAYHWPGNVRQLENTLFQAVSLCEGGLIKPEHIRLPDYGTPQPLGEFSLEGGLNSIVGRFEKAVLEALYQQHPSSRLLGKRLGVSHTTIANKLRDYGIGKDG, encoded by the coding sequence ATGCGTATCAGAATTCTCTGCCAGAACCGCATCGGCATTCTGCGGGACATGCTCGAGCTGCTAGTGGACTACGGCATCAACGTCGCCCGCGGCGAAGTCGGCGGCGAGCACGGTAACGCGGTCTACCTGCATTGCCCCAATCTGATGAACCTGCAACTGCAAGCCCTGCGTCCCAAGATCGAAGCCCTGCAGGGCGTGTTCGAGGTACGCAAGGTCGGGCTGATGCCCAGCGAGCGGCATTCGCTGGAACTCAATGCACTGCTCGGTGCGCTGGAGTTTCCGGTGCTGTCGATCGACATGACGGGTGCCATCGTGGCCGCTAACCGTGCCGCGGCGCAGCTGCTTGGCGTGCGGGTGGATGAAGTGCCGGGCATGAGCCTGTCGCGCTACGCCGAGGATTTCGATCTGCCGGAGCTGGTGCGGGCCAACAAGGCGCGGATCAATGGGCTGCGGGTGACCATCAAAGGTGACGTTTTCCTCGCCGACATCGCCCCGCTCCAATCGGAACACGACGACAGTGAGGCGTTGGCTGGCGCAGTGTTGACGCTGCATCGCGCCGATCGTGTCGGCGAGCGCATCTACAACGTGCGCAAGCAGGAGCTGCGCGGTTTCGACAGCATCTTCCAGAGTTCGAAAGTGATGGCCGCGGTGGTCCGTGAAGCGCGCCGCATGGCCCCGCTGGACGCGCCGTTGCTGATCGAAGGCGAAACCGGCACCGGCAAGGAGCTGCTGGCGCGCGCTTGCCACCTGTCGAGCCCGCGCGGGCAATCGCCGTTCATGGCGCTGAACTGCGCCGGCTTGCCGGAATCCATGGCCGAGACCGAGCTGTTCGGCTACGGCCCAGGTGCCTTCGAGGGCGCGCGACCCGAAGGCAAGCTCGGCCTGCTGGAGCTGACCTCGGGCGGGACGCTTTTTCTCGATGGCGTCGGGGAAATGAGCACTCGGCTGCAGGCCAAGCTGGTGCGCTTTCTGCAGGACGGGTGTTTCCGTCGGGTCGGCAGCGACGAGGAGGTTTACCTGGACGTGCGGGTGATCTGCGCGACGCAGCTGGATCTGTCCGAACTCTGCGCCAAGGGCGAATTTCGCCAGGATCTCTATCACCGCCTCAACGTGCTGTCGCTGCATATTCCCCCGCTGCGCGAATGCCTCGACGGCCTGGAACCGCTGGTGCAGCACTTTCTCGACCAGGCCAGCCGGCAGATCGGTTGCGCGCTGCCGAGTCTGTCAGCGCAGGCGCTGGAGCGGCTGGCCGCCTATCACTGGCCGGGCAATGTGCGGCAGTTGGAGAACACGCTGTTTCAAGCGGTTTCGCTGTGCGAAGGCGGGTTGATCAAGCCCGAGCACATTCGCCTGCCGGATTACGGCACGCCGCAGCCGTTGGGCGAATTCTCCCTGGAGGGTGGCCTGAACAGCATCGTCGGGCGTTTCGAGAAGGCGGTGCTGGAGGCGCTTTATCAGCAGCATCCGAGCAGTCGTCTGCTGGGCAAGCGGCTGGGCGTTTCGCACACCACCATTGCCAACAAACTGCGCGACTACGGGATCGGTAAAGATGGCTGA